The genomic stretch CAGCTATCGTGCTAGTTGCTTTCTACCTTATAACAGTAAAAAGAAAGAAGCATAGACGTTTAAATGAGGAAGAAGAACAATCCGCTTAAGTTATGTTCCTCTTCCATTTAATCTTAAGACTCTTTCCCTTTTGCCACCGGGTTTTGCTCATAAGACACCCAATCACTATAACTACCTGCATACAGTTTTACATTTTCAAATCCGGCCATCTTTAAAGCAATATAGTTAGGCGCAGCTGTTACACCCGATCCGCAATACACGATGACAGGATTAGCTGGATTCAGCTCGGCAAATCGTTTTCTCTGTGCTTCCTGGTCCTTAAATGAACCTTGCTCTAACCCGTCTGCCCAGAATTTATTAATCGCACCTGGTATATGTCCGGCTATTTTATCAATAGGTTCGACTTCGCCTAAGTAGCGTCGCTCGTCTCTTGCATCAATTAATACTGCAGATTTCGTCTTTTGATTTACAATCTCTTTTACTTCCTCATAAGAAGCTAACATGTCGTCTTGAATCGTCACTTCAAACAATGCTGGTTGATATTCAGGCACTTCCTTGGTCGTGCTGTACCCAGCTCCAGTCCAGCTTTTAAACCTCCGTCCAGTATATACACTCTTTCATGCCCTGCGTACATCAGCAGCCACCAAAAGCGAGCTGCAAACTGACCACCATTGTCGTCATAAGCTATGACTGTCGTTGTGTTATCAATTCCGGCTTTTTCGATAGCAGCTTGAAAATGTTTCATATCAGGAAGCGGGTGCCGGCCGCCATGCTTTTCTACAGAACCCGATAACTGCTTGTCTAAATCAAAATAGACAGAGCCAGGGATATGGCTTTCATTATAAAGGTTTTCTCCTTTATCAGGCTCACTTAATTCAAATCGACAGTCTACGATTCTAACTTGCGGATTATGTAACTGTTCATAAAGCCATTCCTTGTTAACTTTGTAACTCAATGCCACCAACTCCCAATAGATAAGATTATTCAATACATAGTTCTCTTACTGTAACAAAATATCCTTTTCTCTTAGCAGTATAACGTTTTTCCCTATTGTTTCTGAAAACTGTTTGCTGCCACACAATCACCCTTTTTATACTAGGTATGTAAAATAAAATCAGATCCTCACCTATAAATTAACTAAATATTTAAAAAATC from Terribacillus sp. DMT04 encodes the following:
- a CDS encoding sulfurtransferase, which encodes MPEYQPALFEVTIQDDMLASYEEVKEIVNQKTKSAVLIDARDERRYLGEVEPIDKIAGHIPGAINKFWADGLEQGSFKDQEAQRKRFAELNPANPVIVYCGSGVTAAPNYIALKMAGFENVKLYAGSYSDWVSYEQNPVAKGKES
- a CDS encoding sulfurtransferase codes for the protein MSYKVNKEWLYEQLHNPQVRIVDCRFELSEPDKGENLYNESHIPGSVYFDLDKQLSGSVEKHGGRHPLPDMKHFQAAIEKAGIDNTTTVIAYDDNGGQFAARFWWLLMYAGHERVYILDGGLKAGLELGTARPRKCLNINQHCLK